A single genomic interval of Lathyrus oleraceus cultivar Zhongwan6 chromosome 7, CAAS_Psat_ZW6_1.0, whole genome shotgun sequence harbors:
- the LOC127106903 gene encoding berberine bridge enzyme-like 17 — protein sequence MNQERHTKTANKIYYTIVTMRKSCFLLTALTILISISNAISQSPVQKFLNCFSHNSHVSKVIYTPNNTLFSTILHKKMIHKKFQTASTPKPLAIITAKDASHIQGAIKCAKSNNIHIRIRSGGHDYEGYSYVSDVPFIIIDMFNINSVDVNLQEKSAWVDSGATIGKIYYNIAKKSNSLAFPAGACFSLGAGGHFSGGGYGNMMRKYGLSVDNIVDAIIVDANGNIFDRKSMGEDLFWAIRGGGGASFGVILSWKLKLVQVPLQLVVFNVKRNVDEGATDVVYKWQLVAPKLHKDLFIRVQPSVVQIDNGTKNVVQVSFIGQFYGTTERLLLLISESFPELGLKKSDCFSMPWINTTLFAYGRPIGTPLEALLEEPHAGYFKGQSDYVKRPIPKVTLESMWKKMIEGETLFMQWNPYGGRMEEILSSETPFPHRVGNLFKIQYVNSWTDGSPESIERHVNFSRSFYKFMTPYVSNSPREAFLNYRDADIGANHPSNTIKLDIARTYGSKYFKGNFERLVNVKTKVDPENFFRYEQSIPTMTH from the coding sequence ATGAACCAAGAGAGGCACACCAAAACAGCAAACAAAATTTATTATACCATTGTAACAATGAGGAAATCATGTTTTCTCTTGACAGCCTTAACAATTCTCATCTCTATTTCAAATGCAATATCACAATCACCCGTTCAAAAATTTCTCAATTGTTTTTCTCATAATTCTCATGTTTCTAAAGTTATTTACACACCAAACAACACCTTATTTTCAACCATCCTCCACAAGAAAATGattcacaaaaaatttcaaacagCAAGCACACCAAAACCTCTGGCAATTATAACCGCAAAAGATGCTTCTCATATCCAAGGAGCAATTAAATGTGCCAAAAGTAACAATATCCATATCAGAATTCGAAGTGGAGGTCATGACTATGAAGGTTACTCATATGTATCAGACGTGCCTTTTATTATAATTGACATGTTTAATATCAATTCAGTTGATGTCAATTTACAAGAAAAATCAGCATGGGTTGATTCCGGTGCAACAATTGGTAAGATTTATTATAACATTGCAAAGAAAAGCAATTCTCTTGCTTTTCCGGCTGGGGCTTGTTTTTCTTTAGGTGCTGGTGGCCATTTTTCTGGTGGCGGGTATGGAAATATGATGCGAAAATATGGTCTTTCCGTTGATAATATCGTTGATGCAATAATAGTTGACGCCAATGGTAACATCTTTGATAGAAAATCAATGGGAGAAGATCTCTTTTGGGCTATAAGAGGTGGTGGTGGTGCTAGTTTTGGTGTTATTCTTTCATGGAAACTCAAATTGGTTCAAGTACCTTTACAACTTGTTGTTTTCAATGTGAAAAGGAACGTGGATGAAGGTGCAACTGATGTTGTTTACAAATGGCAACTAGTTGCACCAAAATTGCATAAAGATCTATTCATTAGAGTGCAACCCAGTGTTGTTCAAATTGATAATGGAACAAAAAATGTAGTGCAAGTTAGTTTCATTGGTCAATTTTACGGAACAACAGAAAGGCTTTTACTTTTGATAAGTGAAAGTTTTCCTGAATTAGGTTTGAAAAAAAGTGATTGTTTTTCAATGCCTTGGATTAATACCACTCTTTTTGCGTATGGTCGACCAATCGGTACTCCCCTTGAAGCATTGTTAGAGGAACCTCATGCAGGTTATTTCAAAGGTCAATCAGATTATGTGAAGAGGCCTATTCCAAAGGTAACTTTAGAATCTATGTGGAAAAAAATGATTGAAGGTGAGACTTTGTTTATGCAATGGAATCCTTATGGTGGGAGAATGGAAGAGATATTATCGTCGGAAACTCCATTTCCTCATAGAGTTGGAAACTTGTTCAAGATTCAGTATGTTAATAGTTGGACTGATGGATCTCCTGAATCTATTGAACGCCATGTGAATTTTTCGAGGTCATTTTATAAATTCATGACACCTTATGTTTCAAATTCTCCAAGGGAGGCATTTCTTAATTATAGGGATGCTGATATTGGTGCCAATCATCCAAGTAATACAATAAAATTAGACATTGCTAGAACTTATGGAAGCAAGTATTTTAAAGGAAATTTTGAAAGATTGGTGAATGTGAAAACCAAGGTTGATCCTGAGAATTTTTTCAGATATGAACAAAGTATACCTACTATGACACATTAA